A single region of the Phyllostomus discolor isolate MPI-MPIP mPhyDis1 chromosome 14, mPhyDis1.pri.v3, whole genome shotgun sequence genome encodes:
- the S100A1 gene encoding protein S100-A1 → MGSELETAMETLINVFHAHSGKEGDKYKLSKKELKELLQTELSGFLDAQKDADAVDKVMKELDENGDGEVDFQEYVVLVAALTVACNNFFWENS, encoded by the exons ATGGGTTCTGAGCTGGAGACGGCGATGGAAACTCTCATCAATGTGTTCCATGCCCACTCGGGCAAGGAGGGGGACAAGTACAAGCTGAGCAAGAAGGAGCTGAAAGAGCTGCTGCAGACCGAGCTCTCCGGCTTCTTGGAT GCTCAGAAGGATGCGGATGCTGTGGACAAGGTGATGAAGGAGCTAGACGAGAATGGAGATGGGGAGGTGGACTTCCAGGAGTATGTGGTGCTGGTGGCCGCCCTCACAGTGGCCTGTAACAACTTCTTCTGGGAGAACAGTTGA
- the S100A13 gene encoding protein S100-A13, producing MAAEPLTELEAAIETVVTTFFTFAGREGRKGSLSINEFKELATQQLPHLLRDVGSLDDKMKSLDVNQDSELKFNEYWRLIGELAKEIRKEKALEIRKK from the exons ATGGCAGCAGAGCCACTGACTGAGCTGGAGGCGGCCATCGAGACAGTGGTCACCACCTTCTTCACCTTTGCAGGGCGAGAGGGCCGGAAGGGCAGCCTCAGCATCAATGAGTTTAAGGAACTGGCCACTCAGCAGTTGCCTCACCTGCTCAGG GATGTGGGCTCTTTGGATGACAAGATGAAGAGCTTGGATGTGAATCAGGACTCAGAGCTCAAGTTCAACGAGTACTGGAGGCTGATTGGGGAGTTGGCCaaggaaatcaggaaagagaaggcCCTGGAGATCCGGAAGAAGTAA
- the S100A16 gene encoding protein S100-A16 → MADCYTELEKAVVVLVENFYKYVSKHSLVKNKISKSSFRKMLQKELNHMLTDTGNRKAADKLIQNLDANHDGRISFDEYWTLIGGITSPIANLIREQEQQSSS, encoded by the exons ATGGCGGACTGCTACACGGAGCTGGAGAAGGCGGTTGTGGTTCTGGTGGAAAACTTTTACAAGTATGTGTCTAAGCACAGTCTAGTCAAGAACAAGATCAGCAAGAGCAGCTTCCGAAAGATGCTTCAGAAAGAGCTGAATCACATGCTGACG gaCACGGGGAACCGCAAAGCTGCGGACAAGCTCATCCAGAACCTGGATGCCAACCACGATGGGCGCATCAGCTTCGATGAGTACTGGACCTTGATAGGCGGCATCACCAGCCCCATTGCCAACCTCATCCGTGAGCAGGAGCAGCAGAGCAGCAGCTAA
- the S100A14 gene encoding protein S100-A14, producing the protein MGQCRSANAEDAQELSDVERAIETLIKNFHQYSVEGGKETLTPSELHDLVTQQLPHLMPSNCGLEERIANLGSCNDSKLKFGSFWELIGEAAKSVKLGSPVPGS; encoded by the exons ATGGGCCAGTGTCGGTCAGCCAATGCTGAG GATGCCCAGGAATTGAGTGACGTGGAAAGGGCCATTGAGACCCTCATCAAGAACTTCCACCAGTACTCGGTGGAGGGTGGAAAGGAGACGCTGACCCCCTCTGAACTACATGACCTGGTGACCCAGCAGCTGCCTCACCTCATGCCG AGCAACTGTGGACTGGAAGAGAGAATCGCCAACCTGGGCAGCTGTAACGACTCGAAACTAAAATTTGGGAGTTTCTGGGAGCTGATTGGAGAAGCAGCCAAGAGCGTGAAGCTGGGGAGCCCTGTCCCAGGGAGCTGA